A single window of Acidobacteriota bacterium DNA harbors:
- a CDS encoding TraR/DksA C4-type zinc finger protein has translation MMKRTAIKTDLTRDQVFAQLEARLLKQRRQLEQAIARNITATADEMQGDWQERDSPAEDELREVEFMHRANLQTELRDIDEALARLHQHLFGICVDCGRKIATRRLLTNPMVARCLDCQTRSEADIRTPSL, from the coding sequence ATGATGAAAAGGACAGCAATCAAAACCGATTTGACTCGTGACCAGGTTTTCGCACAACTCGAAGCCCGTCTGCTTAAACAGCGGCGTCAATTGGAACAGGCGATTGCCAGAAATATTACGGCAACGGCGGATGAAATGCAGGGTGACTGGCAGGAGCGCGATTCGCCCGCTGAAGATGAGTTGCGCGAAGTTGAATTTATGCACCGCGCCAATCTGCAAACCGAATTGCGCGACATCGATGAGGCGCTGGCGCGTTTGCATCAGCACTTATTCGGCATCTGTGTTGATTGCGGTCGGAAAATCGCCACCCGACGGTTACTCACAAACCCTATGGTCGCGAGATGTCTGGATTGTCAGACCCGCAGCGAAGCTGACATTCGGACACCGAGTTTATAG
- a CDS encoding L,D-transpeptidase family protein — protein MNGNSKNPRPFFDTRGFLYVTGFLLCLTLTGASVSAQDGFISSAGQNETLPQQKKATEPLSKAEILEAENLLAGLGYWTGAIDGVFDEGSRQALIAFQKITGRKRTGKLTRDEYAALLIAEKPLPREPGYAHVEVDLFKQVLFMVDVEGAVSRILPISSGSGKEFTSEGWTRRAVTPTGKFTVCRKIQGWRKSPLGLLYYPNYICGGIAIHGNPSVPVTPASHGCIRIPMFAAVEFSRLTPVGTIVVVHDEKPLALKP, from the coding sequence ATGAACGGCAACAGCAAAAATCCGCGACCGTTTTTTGACACGAGAGGGTTTTTATATGTAACGGGTTTCCTGCTCTGCCTAACACTCACCGGCGCAAGTGTCTCGGCTCAGGATGGCTTTATCTCTTCTGCCGGACAGAACGAAACTTTACCCCAGCAAAAAAAGGCTACCGAGCCTTTATCAAAAGCTGAAATTCTGGAAGCGGAAAACCTGCTTGCCGGGTTGGGGTATTGGACAGGTGCCATTGACGGGGTATTTGATGAAGGGTCAAGGCAGGCGTTGATTGCGTTTCAAAAAATTACCGGGCGCAAGCGAACCGGCAAATTAACCAGAGACGAATACGCCGCTTTATTGATTGCCGAAAAACCTCTGCCGCGTGAACCCGGCTATGCGCATGTTGAAGTAGACCTGTTTAAACAGGTGCTTTTTATGGTGGACGTTGAGGGCGCGGTCTCGCGCATTCTGCCGATTTCATCCGGCAGTGGCAAAGAGTTTACTTCCGAAGGGTGGACGCGCCGCGCGGTGACGCCAACCGGAAAATTCACTGTCTGTCGCAAAATCCAGGGCTGGAGAAAAAGTCCGCTCGGTCTGCTCTACTATCCGAACTACATTTGCGGCGGCATTGCGATTCACGGCAATCCTTCGGTTCCGGTTACGCCGGCAAGTCACGGTTGCATTCGCATTCCGATGTTTGCCGCCGTCGAATTCAGTCGGTTGACCCCGGTTGGCACCATCGTGGTGGTGCATGATGAAAAACCGCTGGCGCTGAAACCCTGA
- a CDS encoding PAS domain S-box protein: protein MKDRTVSTTHEAVDLNEGASLRAKSDPFEPYSNILSRTILENPMQLAEIINSAMDAIITVDSSQRIVLFNASAEKMFGCPAAEAIGHSLDKFIPERFRAAHAEYIPKFGKTNATKRSMGSLGTVFGLRANGEEFPIEASISHAHTNEERFFTVIIRDVTQRKLDEERLLEQAALLNHARDAIVVRDLDDRILFWNKSADRLYGWTAQEAIGRKVQELLYDENTAQFEEAKRTVLEKGEWVGEIRQRHRNHKELITEGHWTLVRDESGQPKSIMAINTDITDKKKLEAQFLRAQRMEGIGTLAGGIAHDLNNLLAPILMSIQLLQLKHNDEETQNLLKTLRINAERGGQLIKQVLAFARGIEGERIALQPKHIVRDIVKVLKDTLPKSIEIVMTLPENKELWNIKGDATQLHQVLMNLCVNARDAMPDGGKITITLENRIIDEAYARMHLEAKPGRYVVITVEDSGEGIKPSIIDKIFEPFFTTKEQGKGTGLGLSTVMAIVKSHGGFIDVYSEPGKGTKFRLSFPAIDTGMLSEQKEVTPELPRGHGELILVVDDEEAIREVTKGILQAFGYAVLTANDGTEGVALFAQNKDKIAVVLTDMMMPYMDGTATIRALRKIDPNVRVIASSGLTDNGKNFETAGLSVRTFLLKPYSAEKLLTTIAEVLKS, encoded by the coding sequence ATGAAAGATCGTACGGTATCAACAACCCATGAGGCAGTAGACTTGAATGAAGGCGCATCTTTACGCGCAAAATCCGACCCATTCGAGCCTTACAGCAATATCCTCAGCCGTACCATTTTGGAAAACCCTATGCAACTTGCTGAAATCATCAACTCCGCGATGGATGCGATTATTACTGTGGATTCATCGCAACGTATCGTTTTATTCAATGCTTCAGCAGAGAAAATGTTTGGCTGTCCGGCGGCTGAAGCGATTGGCCATTCACTCGACAAATTCATTCCTGAACGCTTTCGCGCTGCGCATGCAGAGTACATTCCGAAATTCGGAAAGACCAACGCCACCAAACGTTCGATGGGGTCGCTCGGCACGGTTTTCGGATTGCGCGCCAATGGTGAGGAATTTCCCATTGAAGCTTCGATTTCGCATGCCCACACCAATGAGGAGCGCTTTTTTACGGTCATCATCCGCGATGTGACGCAACGCAAACTTGATGAAGAACGTTTGCTCGAGCAGGCGGCGCTGCTCAATCACGCGCGCGATGCCATCGTCGTTCGCGACCTCGATGACCGGATTTTATTTTGGAATAAGAGCGCCGACCGTTTGTATGGATGGACTGCGCAGGAAGCGATTGGCAGAAAAGTTCAAGAATTATTGTACGACGAAAATACCGCACAATTTGAAGAAGCCAAACGCACGGTTCTCGAAAAAGGCGAATGGGTTGGCGAGATTCGCCAGCGCCACCGCAATCACAAAGAGTTGATTACCGAAGGACACTGGACACTGGTGCGCGATGAAAGCGGACAACCGAAATCCATCATGGCAATCAACACCGACATCACTGACAAGAAAAAGTTAGAAGCGCAGTTTTTGCGCGCCCAACGCATGGAAGGCATTGGCACACTTGCCGGAGGCATTGCTCATGACCTCAACAACTTGCTGGCACCGATTTTGATGTCGATTCAACTGCTGCAACTGAAACATAACGATGAAGAGACGCAAAACCTTTTGAAAACCCTGCGCATCAATGCCGAACGTGGCGGGCAGTTGATTAAACAGGTGCTGGCGTTTGCCAGAGGCATCGAAGGTGAACGCATCGCCCTGCAACCGAAACACATCGTCCGCGACATCGTTAAAGTTCTCAAAGATACCCTGCCGAAATCCATAGAGATTGTGATGACGCTGCCGGAAAACAAAGAGTTATGGAATATCAAAGGTGACGCCACCCAACTGCATCAGGTGTTGATGAATCTTTGTGTGAATGCGCGTGATGCCATGCCCGATGGCGGGAAAATCACCATTACTCTGGAAAACCGCATCATTGATGAAGCCTATGCGCGCATGCATCTGGAAGCCAAACCCGGTCGCTATGTCGTCATCACGGTTGAAGATTCCGGCGAAGGGATTAAGCCGTCCATCATTGATAAAATTTTTGAACCGTTTTTTACCACCAAAGAACAGGGCAAGGGGACGGGGCTTGGACTGTCGACGGTGATGGCGATTGTGAAAAGTCATGGCGGCTTTATTGATGTTTACAGTGAACCGGGCAAAGGCACCAAATTCCGTTTGTCATTTCCGGCAATCGATACCGGGATGCTTTCGGAACAAAAAGAGGTGACTCCCGAACTGCCGCGCGGGCACGGCGAATTGATTCTCGTGGTCGATGATGAGGAAGCCATACGCGAGGTCACCAAAGGCATTTTGCAAGCTTTCGGTTATGCGGTCTTGACCGCCAATGACGGCACTGAAGGGGTCGCATTGTTTGCCCAAAACAAGGACAAAATCGCTGTGGTGTTGACCGACATGATGATGCCCTACATGGATGGCACGGCGACCATTCGCGCCTTGCGCAAGATTGACCCGAATGTCCGGGTGATTGCCAGCAGCGGTTTAACCGATAACGGTAAAAATTTTGAAACCGCCGGTTTGAGCGTCAGAACTTTTCTGTTGAAACCTTACTCTGCGGAAAAATTGCTGACCACCATTGCTGAGGTTCTCAAAAGCTAG